A DNA window from Helianthus annuus cultivar XRQ/B chromosome 15, HanXRQr2.0-SUNRISE, whole genome shotgun sequence contains the following coding sequences:
- the LOC110914634 gene encoding uncharacterized protein LOC110914634 gives MEPFNNPNNPNNPTQPNVFSVPAYYPTVEPNQFSQYSSNAFASFQHSPNQFAQFSQNQAIQQMMLRGAYNFPPNPTPSVQPQPIPMQPFQQPEPDDDVEVVPETQPAKGKGKRNKGKQVVGDQSSKPKSTKWTPIEEEALAKAFIATSNNKTKGNNQMGDGFWSKVLAKFLELMDQGPYRDIDSVSSKWRKLNSVVSRFCEEYNKIYTSGRRSGMSDDDVFKKALNNYKNNNANTNFAHVRAWEIMKKEPKWSPIPNEVEMAKRQKTSETGSFSAGGSDARCHINLNDDADFDEKEYAVHEAERPPGRDKSKKERAKGKEKEKLDPKMEEFMENLKMYNEVSAQKTKAKERAVEEKTRVAEEKLREKV, from the exons ATGGAACCCTTCAACAACCCGAACAATCCCAACAACCCGACCCAACCTAATGTTTTCTCGGTTCCGGCATATTATCCGACGGtagaaccgaaccaattctcgCAATATTCATCAAATGCGTTTGCATCATTCCAACACTCGCCAAACCAATTCGCTCAATTCTCTCAAAATCAAGCCATTCAACAAATGATGTTGCGGGGTGCTTATAATTTCCCACCGAACCCGACACCATCCGTTCAACCCCAACCGATCCCGATGCAACCCTTTCAACAACCCGAACCCGACGACGATGTGGAGGTTGTTCCCGAAACCCAACCGGCTAAAGGAAAAGGAAAACGAAACAAAGGCAAGCAAGTGGTTGGTGATCAATCGTCCAAACCGAAGTCGACTAAGTGGACGCCAATCGAAGAAGAAGCCTTAGCCAAGGCTTTCATAGCCACGTCTAACAACAAGACAAAAG GTAATAACCAAATGGGTGACGGGTTTTGGTCCAAGGTTTTGGCGAAGTTCCTCGAACTTATGGACCAAGGCCCGTATCGTGATATCGACTCGGTGTCGTCAAAGTGGCGGAAATTGAACTCGGTCGTCAGTAGGTTTTGCGaggaatataataaaatatatacaagTGGGCGTCGTAGCGGCATGAGCGACGACGATGTTTTCAAAAAAGCGTTGAACAACTATAAGAACAACAATGCTAATACCAACTTTGCTCACGTTCGTGCGTGGGAAATTATGAAAAAGGAACCGAAATGGTCGCCGATTCCTAACGAGGTGGAGATGGCGAAACGACAAAAAACATCGGAAACGGGTAGTTTTAGCGCCGGTGGATCGGACGCGAGGTgtcacataaacttaaatgatGACGCCGACTTTGACGAAAAGGAGTACGCCGTACATGAAGCGGAGCGTCCACCGGGTCGAGACAAATCAAAGAAGGAGCGGGCTAaggggaaagaaaaggaaaagttgGACCCGAAGATGGAAGAGTTTATGGAAAACTTAAAAATGTACAACGAAGTCTCGGCCCAAAAGACGAAGGCGAAGGAGCGGGCCGTCGAAGAAAAAACTCGTGTAGCGGAAGAAAAGTTACGAGAGAAGGTCTGA